Proteins from a single region of Xyrauchen texanus isolate HMW12.3.18 chromosome 7, RBS_HiC_50CHRs, whole genome shotgun sequence:
- the LOC127646736 gene encoding adenosylhomocysteinase A codes for MSEKLPFKVADISLAEWGRKAIEIAENEMPGLMKMRELYGKSKPLKDARIAGCLHMTLQTAVLIETLTALGAEVQWSSCNIFSTQDHAAAAIAKSGVPVYAWKGETDEEYVWCIEQTIYFKDSRPLNMILDDGGDLTNLVHQKYPKLLAGIKGISEETTTGVHNLYKMLKKGELKVPAINVNDSVTKSKFDNLYGCRESLIDGIKRATDVMIAGKVAVVAGYGDVGKGCVQALRGFGARVIVTEVDPINALQAAMEGYEVTTMDEACREGNIFVTTTGCEDILLSRHFEHMKDDAIVCNIGHFDCEIDIKWLNEHATEKINIKPQVDRYLMKNGRHIIVLAEGRLVNLGCAMGHPSFVMSNSFTNQVLAQIELWTNTSKYPLGVYFLPKKLDEEVAAAHLDKLGVKLTKLTEKQAKYLGLPSEGPFKPDHYRY; via the exons ATGTCTGAGAAGCTTCCATTCAAAGTTG CTGATATCAGCCTAGCTGAGTGGGGCCGTAAAGCCATCGAGATAGCCGAGAATGAGATGCCTGGTCTGATGAAGATGAGGGAGCTTTACGGCAAGTCCAAACCCCTGAAAGACGCACGCATTGCAGGGTGCCTGCATATGACGCTACAGACTGCCGTGCTAATTGAAACCCTTACTGCATTGGGAGCCGAG GTCCAGTGGTCCAGTTGTAACATATTCTCCACTCAGGATCATGCAGCAGCAGCCATTGCTAAATCTGGCGTTCCAG TGTATGCCTGGAAGGGAGAGACAGATGAGGAATATGTGTGGTGCATTGAGCAGACCATTTACTTCAAGGACAGTCGACCCCTCAACATGATCCTGGATGACGGTGGTGACCTCACCAATCTGGTGCACCAGAAATACCCCAAACTGCTTGCAG GGATCAAGGGGATCTCTGAGGAGACCACCACTGGTGTTCACAACCTCTACAAGATGTTAAAGAAAGGAGAACTCAAAGTTCCAGCAATTAATGTCAATGACTCTGTTACCAAG AGTAAGTTTGACAACCTGTACGGATGCCGTGAGTCTTTGATTGACGGTATCAAACGTGCCACAGATGTGATGATTGCCGGTAAGGTGGCAGTGGTTGCCGGGTACGGTGATGTTGGTAAGGGCTGCGTTCAGGCTCTGCGGGGGTTCGGCGCAAGAGTCATTGTCACAGAGGTCGATCCAATCAACGCTCTGCAGGCGGCTATGGAGG GCTATGAGGTGACCACCATGGATGAGGCCTGCAGGGAAGGAAACATCTTTGTGACCACGACTGGCTGTGAGGACATTCTGCTCAGCAG acACTTCGAGCACATGAAGGATGATGCCATCGTTTGCAACATTGGCCACTTCGACTGTGAAATCGACATAAAATGGCTCAATGAACATGCAACTGAGAAAATCAACATCAAACCTCAG GTTGACCGTTACCTCATGAAAAATGGACGtcacatcattgttttggccgaggGCCGTCTGGTGAATCTGGGCTGTGCCATGGGCCATCCGAGCTTTGTGATGAGCAACTCATTCACCAATCAGGTGCTTGCCCAAATTGAGctgtggaccaacaccagcaaaTATCCATTGGGTGTCTACTTCCTGCCCAAGAAG CTTGATGAGGAGGTAGCTGCCGCCCACTTGGACAAGCTCGGCGTCAAACTGACCAAACTTACAGAGAAGCAAGCCAAATACTTGGGTCTACCCTCCGAAGGTCCCTTCAAACCAGACCACTACCGCTACTAA
- the asip1 gene encoding agouti signaling protein 1 isoform X2 — translation MLMTEDIKKKEVENACCVTVHTHMLMEEQHNSNQTSISFHMLNQTDAPPVLIVGLSKTPMKNKKSEKKPKKNKFSARDKKPLPPPPPNCVPLWGSCKTPSAVCCEPCAFCHCRMFKTVCYCRMGYPRC, via the exons ATGCTCATGACAGAGGACATAAAGAAAAAGGAGGTTGAAAATG CCTGCTGTGtcacggtacacacacacatgcttatgGAGGAACAACACAACTCCAACCAAACATCCATCAGCTTCCATATGTTAAACCAAACAGATGCACCTCCTGTCCTCATAGTCG gcTTGTCAAAAACACCCATGAAGAACAAGAAATCGGAAAAGAAACCAAAAAAG AACAAATTCAGCGCGCGTGATAAGAAACCTCTGCCGCCGCCGCCGCCGAACTGTGTGCCGTTGTGGGGCAGCTGCAAGACGCCGAGCGCGGTGTGCTGTGAGCCGTGCGCCTTTTGTCACTGTCGCATGTTCAAGACCGTCTGTTACTGTCGCATGGGTTACCCGAGATGCTGA
- the asip1 gene encoding agouti signaling protein 1 isoform X1 encodes MNPSLLLCGMVLCLACCVTVHTHMLMEEQHNSNQTSISFHMLNQTDAPPVLIVGLSKTPMKNKKSEKKPKKNKFSARDKKPLPPPPPNCVPLWGSCKTPSAVCCEPCAFCHCRMFKTVCYCRMGYPRC; translated from the exons ATGAATCCGTCATTGTTGCTGTGTGGCATGGTGCTCTGTTTAGCCTGCTGTGtcacggtacacacacacatgcttatgGAGGAACAACACAACTCCAACCAAACATCCATCAGCTTCCATATGTTAAACCAAACAGATGCACCTCCTGTCCTCATAGTCG gcTTGTCAAAAACACCCATGAAGAACAAGAAATCGGAAAAGAAACCAAAAAAG AACAAATTCAGCGCGCGTGATAAGAAACCTCTGCCGCCGCCGCCGCCGAACTGTGTGCCGTTGTGGGGCAGCTGCAAGACGCCGAGCGCGGTGTGCTGTGAGCCGTGCGCCTTTTGTCACTGTCGCATGTTCAAGACCGTCTGTTACTGTCGCATGGGTTACCCGAGATGCTGA